In the genome of Chryseobacterium oryzae, one region contains:
- a CDS encoding carbohydrate kinase family protein, producing MFSNKNINAVSYGEVLFDVFGEEKKIGGAPLNLALRTASFGFPVAMISAIGNDEDGKVICDYVKDHQLDASGIITVEDYNTGVVQVSLNERGSATYEIKFPSAWDFITMNEETEKLVKNADVFFYGSLICRNDVSKNTLFQLLDSNPNMFKVFDVNLRKPHYNIEVLKQLMDKADFIKFNDEEILEIASELGFNSEDLEENIRFISDKTNTKSICVTLGKHGSILLWEGVMYRHGGYPVKVADTVGAGDSFLASLIAKLISDKNPDAALDFASAVGALVASYTGANPKLDNAEIEEFLKENV from the coding sequence GTATTCGGGGAAGAAAAGAAAATTGGTGGTGCGCCGCTTAATCTGGCACTCAGAACCGCTTCTTTTGGTTTTCCTGTAGCGATGATAAGCGCGATTGGGAATGATGAAGACGGCAAAGTAATTTGCGATTATGTCAAAGACCATCAGCTTGACGCCAGCGGCATTATTACCGTTGAGGATTACAATACCGGCGTAGTGCAAGTTTCTCTTAACGAAAGAGGTTCGGCAACCTACGAAATCAAGTTTCCGTCTGCGTGGGATTTTATTACGATGAATGAAGAAACTGAAAAATTGGTCAAAAATGCGGATGTTTTCTTTTACGGTAGCTTAATTTGCCGCAATGACGTTTCGAAAAATACGCTTTTTCAATTATTGGATTCTAACCCCAATATGTTTAAGGTTTTTGATGTGAATCTTAGAAAGCCGCATTATAATATCGAAGTTTTAAAACAACTGATGGATAAAGCGGATTTTATCAAGTTTAATGATGAAGAAATTCTGGAAATCGCTTCAGAACTGGGTTTCAATTCCGAAGATTTGGAAGAGAACATCCGTTTTATTTCTGACAAAACCAATACAAAATCCATCTGCGTGACTTTAGGAAAACACGGTTCAATCCTGCTTTGGGAAGGCGTAATGTACAGACACGGCGGATATCCTGTGAAAGTGGCGGATACCGTTGGTGCAGGTGATTCTTTCCTGGCGAGTTTGATCGCAAAATTGATATCTGACAAAAATCCTGATGCTGCACTGGATTTTGCCAGTGCTGTTGGTGCTTTGGTGGCGAGCTATACCGGTGCCAATCCGAAGCTTGATAACGCGGAAATTGAAGAATTTTTAAAAGAAAATGTTTAA
- a CDS encoding DUF6377 domain-containing protein, with protein MISPFLKSIFSFFILASVLLSCKKENKVNANEILLRQLDKTIREKKSFEIKKKRKINHLKSKINIGGNSDSINFQLNYLIVEEYLGYQCDSAYSYSYANEELALKNKNDSWLYQTLIQRSVLLSTSGLFLESENILNKIDQKNLPLPLRFSYNSAYECLYSNLLDYTGEENLYGKIYKKKLADYYESAYTSLKPNDPFYYLFLSHKNRINDDWESANNNIDKFLQTTKAGTRLHAIGSYCKAVIEARLGNIDSQEKFLIYSAISDLQSSTKENRSMQELASVEYKKDDTERAYNYIQSALEDANFYNARFRSIQISKVQPIIENSYLLTINSQNTKLRWSVFLISFLLLGLIVTTYFIYRQLKIIAKSRNELSLLNTDLKATNAKLDEANHVKEEYVAFFINQCSIYLKKFEKYKNLIAKRLSVGQIDKLTEMVNNKNSVELDLNDLYISFDKAFLRIYPNFVTEVNKLIKKDSQYEVTDVLNTELRIYALIRLGINDAAQISDFLRYSLRTIYNYKSKVKAKSVIENDDFEAKIMEIGSINTQ; from the coding sequence ATGATAAGCCCGTTTCTGAAAAGCATTTTTTCCTTCTTTATTTTAGCATCTGTATTGCTTTCTTGTAAAAAAGAAAATAAAGTAAATGCCAATGAAATACTCCTGCGACAATTGGATAAAACCATCCGTGAAAAAAAATCTTTTGAAATTAAAAAGAAAAGAAAAATTAATCATTTAAAATCAAAAATAAATATTGGAGGTAATTCAGACAGCATTAATTTTCAACTTAATTATTTAATTGTAGAAGAATATTTGGGTTACCAGTGCGATTCTGCTTATTCTTATTCTTACGCCAACGAAGAATTGGCTCTTAAAAACAAAAATGATTCCTGGCTATACCAGACACTTATCCAAAGGTCGGTTCTTCTTTCTACTTCGGGTCTTTTTTTGGAGTCAGAAAATATTCTGAATAAAATTGATCAGAAAAATTTACCTCTTCCGCTTCGTTTTTCCTATAATTCTGCGTATGAATGCCTTTATTCTAACCTTTTAGATTATACAGGCGAGGAAAATCTTTATGGCAAAATTTACAAAAAGAAATTAGCAGATTACTACGAGTCTGCTTATACCTCTCTAAAGCCTAATGATCCGTTTTATTATCTTTTTTTAAGCCATAAAAACAGGATAAATGACGACTGGGAATCTGCTAATAATAATATTGACAAGTTTCTTCAAACCACAAAAGCAGGAACCAGACTACACGCGATAGGAAGCTATTGTAAAGCTGTTATAGAAGCTAGGTTGGGAAATATAGATTCTCAGGAAAAGTTTTTAATTTATTCCGCAATATCAGATTTGCAGTCATCCACGAAGGAAAACCGATCTATGCAGGAGCTTGCAAGTGTGGAATATAAAAAAGACGATACCGAAAGAGCTTACAATTATATACAATCTGCGCTGGAAGATGCTAATTTCTATAACGCCAGATTTAGAAGTATACAAATAAGTAAAGTCCAACCGATTATTGAAAATTCTTACCTTCTTACCATCAATTCGCAGAACACAAAATTGCGCTGGTCGGTCTTTTTAATCAGTTTTTTATTATTGGGATTAATTGTTACCACGTATTTTATTTACAGACAGTTAAAAATTATAGCTAAATCGAGAAATGAACTTTCTCTTTTAAACACAGATTTGAAGGCAACCAACGCTAAGTTAGACGAAGCAAATCATGTAAAAGAGGAATATGTTGCCTTTTTCATCAACCAGTGTTCTATTTATTTGAAGAAATTCGAAAAATATAAAAATCTGATTGCTAAAAGATTGTCTGTTGGTCAGATAGATAAATTAACCGAAATGGTTAATAACAAAAACAGCGTAGAATTAGACTTAAATGACCTATACATCAGTTTCGATAAAGCCTTTCTTAGAATTTATCCCAATTTTGTTACAGAGGTGAACAAACTCATCAAGAAAGATTCTCAGTACGAAGTTACGGATGTACTCAATACAGAACTTAGAATCTATGCTCTAATAAGATTAGGAATTAATGATGCGGCTCAAATTTCAGATTTTTTAAGATACTCTTTAAGGACGATTTATAATTATAAGAGTAAAGTGAAAGCAAAATCGGTGATTGAAAATGATGATTTTGAAGCCAAAATCATGGAAATTGGCTCTATAAATACTCAATAG
- a CDS encoding SusC/RagA family TonB-linked outer membrane protein encodes MKIKYQKLSFAVIALYFSGNMFAQEKDSLQKEQKIDEVVVIGYGKAKAKDLTGSVSVINLNKAQNQPVADIGQAIQGRASGVNVINSGEPGSNVTFRIRGTGTIQNNDPLIVVDGMPLNGGLNQINMSDVETINILKDASSTAIYGARGANGVVIITTKRGSKKGVLNFDTFTGIQSVSNMIKLLDASQYAQLNNDMLRNAGMSVLPEFSDPSSLGTGTNWVKALFRPAVMSSYSLSYGDRSEKSNLYVSASYFNQKGVVLNTNYDRFIVQINGDTKIKPFLKIGNSVKLQHDVKKSGGYDIKETILSLPTRPVYNADGSYAGPGTNPLLYGDIDNAIGKASIIEKSTKGYNMQGNIYAELELLKGLKFKSLGGAEANIWYDRTWSPKYNWGVKSQENSYLYEGSNRSITLLWDNTLTYDKIWGNHNLNAVVGSSAQTNQFNYLNASVQKFASENTQQIDNGILQPVQHGNSSEWALMSYLARASYNYAEKYYLTATIRRDGSSRFGAGNKWGWFPSAALAWRISNENFLKDSKTINNLKLRLGYGITGNQNIGNYSFASSYNTYQYNFNNQFVSAVMPTVLPNPYVKWEGQEQYNVGFDLDMFNNRVSLVVDGYVKNTNDMLVPMSVPVTSGYSDVYTPSINAGKIQNKGIEAMLSTRNIVKDDFKWSSDIVFSHNKNNAVDINSNTFIPGAKDGNNLNRMFGIIQAGSPVNVFYGYVTDGIFQNQAEVSAHATQNPGNNPATSTAPGDIRFKDLNGDGVINDKDRTIIGNPNPKFTFSFNNTFTYKNFDFTIFLQGSYGNDIYNANRMYTEAMAVIQNQGVGVLDRWTGAGTSNDMPRAIYGDPNQNTRVSSRYVEDGSYIKIKNINLSYTLPKGVFGENLSLVKIFVSAQNLVTWTKYSGFDPEVPVNGVDNGTYPITRTVSLGLNVAF; translated from the coding sequence ATGAAAATTAAATATCAGAAATTATCTTTTGCGGTAATAGCGCTTTACTTTTCTGGAAACATGTTTGCTCAGGAAAAAGACAGTTTGCAAAAAGAACAGAAGATTGATGAGGTCGTTGTAATTGGCTACGGTAAAGCTAAAGCAAAAGATCTTACCGGATCTGTTTCCGTAATTAATTTGAATAAAGCCCAAAATCAGCCCGTTGCAGATATCGGACAGGCAATTCAAGGTCGTGCTTCGGGGGTTAATGTTATCAATTCCGGAGAACCGGGAAGCAATGTAACATTCAGAATTAGAGGAACGGGAACTATTCAGAACAATGATCCTCTAATTGTAGTAGACGGAATGCCTTTAAATGGCGGACTGAACCAAATCAACATGAGCGATGTGGAAACCATTAATATCCTAAAAGATGCTTCTTCCACTGCAATTTATGGTGCAAGAGGTGCTAATGGAGTAGTAATTATTACGACAAAAAGAGGTAGTAAAAAAGGCGTACTTAATTTTGACACTTTTACTGGAATTCAGAGTGTAAGCAATATGATAAAGCTTTTGGATGCATCGCAATACGCACAGCTGAATAATGATATGCTCCGAAATGCAGGAATGTCTGTTCTTCCGGAATTTTCTGATCCTTCTTCTTTAGGTACAGGTACAAATTGGGTGAAAGCTTTATTCAGACCTGCTGTAATGTCTAGTTACTCACTTTCTTATGGCGATCGTTCAGAAAAGAGTAATCTGTATGTTTCTGCGAGTTATTTCAATCAGAAAGGGGTTGTTTTGAATACCAATTACGACCGTTTTATTGTTCAGATTAACGGAGATACGAAGATTAAACCTTTCCTGAAAATCGGAAACAGTGTTAAATTACAACATGATGTAAAAAAATCCGGTGGTTATGATATAAAAGAAACCATTCTTTCGCTTCCGACAAGACCTGTTTATAATGCAGACGGCAGCTATGCCGGTCCCGGAACTAATCCGTTGTTGTATGGAGATATAGATAACGCGATTGGGAAAGCTTCTATCATCGAAAAATCGACTAAAGGGTATAATATGCAGGGGAACATTTATGCAGAATTAGAGCTTTTAAAAGGTTTGAAATTCAAATCTTTGGGTGGAGCAGAAGCAAACATCTGGTACGACAGAACGTGGTCGCCTAAATACAATTGGGGTGTAAAATCTCAGGAAAACTCTTACCTGTACGAAGGTTCGAACAGAAGCATCACTTTATTATGGGATAATACGCTTACCTACGATAAAATCTGGGGAAATCATAACCTGAATGCAGTAGTGGGAAGCAGTGCACAAACCAACCAGTTCAATTATCTTAATGCATCTGTACAGAAATTCGCCAGTGAGAATACACAACAGATAGATAACGGTATTTTGCAGCCGGTTCAGCACGGAAATTCTTCAGAATGGGCACTCATGTCTTACTTGGCTCGTGCAAGTTATAATTATGCCGAAAAATATTATCTTACCGCTACCATCCGTAGAGACGGATCTTCAAGATTCGGTGCAGGTAATAAATGGGGATGGTTCCCTTCTGCTGCTTTGGCATGGAGAATTTCAAACGAAAACTTTCTTAAAGATTCCAAAACAATCAATAATTTAAAACTGAGATTAGGATACGGGATTACCGGAAACCAAAATATCGGAAATTATTCATTTGCATCTTCTTACAACACCTATCAGTACAATTTCAACAATCAGTTTGTAAGTGCGGTAATGCCAACAGTACTTCCGAATCCTTATGTGAAGTGGGAAGGACAGGAACAGTATAACGTAGGTTTCGATTTGGATATGTTTAACAACAGAGTAAGTTTGGTGGTTGACGGATATGTTAAAAATACAAACGATATGCTTGTTCCGATGTCTGTACCGGTAACTTCAGGTTATTCTGATGTGTATACGCCTTCCATTAATGCAGGTAAAATTCAGAACAAAGGGATTGAAGCAATGCTTTCTACAAGAAATATCGTAAAAGATGATTTTAAATGGTCTTCTGATATTGTGTTTTCTCACAACAAAAATAATGCAGTAGACATCAACAGCAATACATTTATTCCCGGAGCAAAAGATGGCAATAACCTGAACCGTATGTTTGGAATTATCCAAGCTGGTTCTCCTGTGAATGTATTTTATGGATATGTTACAGACGGCATCTTCCAAAATCAGGCAGAAGTAAGTGCACATGCCACTCAAAATCCGGGCAACAATCCTGCAACAAGCACGGCTCCCGGAGATATCCGTTTCAAAGATTTGAATGGTGATGGGGTAATTAACGATAAAGACCGTACCATAATCGGAAATCCAAATCCTAAATTTACATTCTCTTTCAATAATACATTTACTTATAAAAATTTCGATTTCACAATTTTCCTTCAGGGAAGTTATGGTAACGATATTTACAATGCCAATAGAATGTATACCGAAGCAATGGCGGTCATTCAGAACCAAGGAGTAGGAGTTCTAGACAGATGGACAGGTGCAGGAACGAGCAACGATATGCCAAGGGCTATCTATGGTGATCCTAACCAAAATACACGTGTAAGCAGCCGCTATGTGGAAGATGGGTCCTACATTAAAATTAAAAATATTAATCTCAGCTATACGCTTCCGAAAGGTGTTTTTGGAGAAAATCTAAGTCTTGTGAAAATCTTTGTATCCGCACAAAATCTGGTAACCTGGACGAAATATTCAGGTTTTGATCCTGAAGTTCCGGTAAACGGAGTAGACAATGGTACTTATCCAATCACAAGAACAGTTTCTCTAGGACTTAATGTTGCATTTTAA
- a CDS encoding RagB/SusD family nutrient uptake outer membrane protein: MKKIKITLLALIALTLTNCSDDFLDKVQPDTINTGNYPKTEAELITMVNGAYQPLQWPKLYNMRMWTTDIFAGNSIVGAGGGDDGIETTQLSNFVTSTDNQGVLDLWRGPWPGILSSNIVLKTAPSLNINSDIKNRCMGEAYFLRSHYYFVLVRFFGDVPLVTEPQDVNGDLYPSRAPKSDIYNLIISDLEKAISLLPAKESYGSIDKGRASKGAAIGALAKVYLTLGNWQKVVDLTTQLESMGYTLNTDYSDNFNVNTENSNESLFEVQYASDGNYDFWGNQNQASWASTFMGPRGSNFVGGGWGWNQPTQEFVNSYEAGDNRKAKSIFYDGCPQYDGKTYTSSYSLTGYNVRKFLVPLSAFPSYNNSPLNFPVMRYSEVLLMKAEALNELGQTSLAAVPLNTVRARAGLAPVSGLSQSAFRDKVLHERRMELAFEGQRWFDLVRVNNGQYGLDFLHSIGKTNATNKHLLLPVPQIERDRNPNLSQNPGY, encoded by the coding sequence ATGAAAAAGATAAAAATTACACTATTGGCACTTATTGCACTTACACTGACGAATTGTAGCGACGATTTTCTGGATAAAGTGCAGCCCGATACCATCAATACAGGAAATTATCCTAAAACGGAAGCCGAGCTTATCACGATGGTAAACGGTGCTTATCAACCGCTTCAATGGCCCAAGCTCTACAACATGAGAATGTGGACTACCGATATATTCGCAGGGAACAGTATCGTAGGAGCAGGAGGAGGTGATGACGGTATAGAAACTACTCAGCTTTCTAATTTTGTAACCAGTACCGATAATCAGGGAGTTTTGGATCTTTGGAGAGGTCCATGGCCCGGAATTCTTTCAAGCAATATTGTTCTTAAAACAGCTCCGTCTCTCAATATCAACAGCGATATTAAAAACCGTTGCATGGGAGAAGCGTATTTCCTGAGATCTCATTATTATTTTGTTCTGGTAAGATTTTTTGGGGATGTTCCTTTGGTAACAGAGCCTCAGGATGTAAACGGAGATTTATACCCTTCAAGAGCTCCAAAATCAGATATTTATAATCTTATTATTTCAGATTTAGAAAAAGCAATTTCACTTCTTCCCGCAAAAGAAAGTTATGGAAGCATAGATAAAGGCAGAGCAAGCAAAGGTGCGGCAATTGGTGCTTTGGCAAAAGTTTATCTCACTCTTGGAAACTGGCAGAAAGTGGTAGATTTAACAACACAGCTGGAAAGTATGGGATATACACTTAATACAGATTATTCTGATAATTTTAATGTAAATACAGAAAACTCCAACGAATCTTTATTTGAAGTGCAGTATGCATCCGACGGAAACTATGATTTCTGGGGAAACCAAAATCAGGCATCTTGGGCAAGTACCTTTATGGGACCAAGAGGTTCTAATTTCGTAGGTGGCGGTTGGGGCTGGAACCAGCCAACGCAGGAATTTGTAAACAGCTACGAAGCGGGAGACAATCGAAAAGCAAAATCAATTTTTTATGATGGATGTCCTCAATATGATGGGAAAACATACACCTCATCTTATTCTCTAACGGGGTATAATGTTAGAAAATTTTTGGTTCCTCTTTCAGCATTTCCTTCCTATAACAATAGTCCTTTAAACTTTCCTGTAATGCGTTATTCTGAAGTTTTGCTGATGAAAGCAGAAGCTTTAAATGAATTGGGACAGACCTCTTTGGCGGCAGTACCTCTTAATACGGTAAGAGCAAGAGCAGGATTGGCTCCGGTTTCAGGTTTGTCACAATCTGCATTTAGAGATAAAGTTCTTCACGAAAGAAGAATGGAGCTGGCTTTCGAAGGACAGAGATGGTTTGATCTTGTTCGTGTAAACAACGGACAATACGGGTTAGACTTTTTACATTCTATCGGTAAAACCAATGCAACAAATAAGCACCTTCTTTTACCGGTTCCCCAGATTGAAAGAGACAGAAATCCTAATCTTTCACAAAACCCAGGATATTAA